Proteins from a genomic interval of Flammeovirgaceae bacterium SG7u.111:
- a CDS encoding helix-turn-helix transcriptional regulator gives MKEPSLGEFEELVLLTVAAQHDEAYGVSILESLEDQLGKKLNISAIHVALKRMDDKGFVKSRFGGITSDRGGRRKKFYIITALGKRKLDQQYALRTRIYNQIPKISFG, from the coding sequence ATGAAAGAACCATCACTAGGAGAATTTGAGGAACTGGTCCTGCTCACTGTGGCTGCTCAGCACGACGAAGCTTATGGGGTGTCCATCTTAGAAAGTTTGGAGGATCAACTAGGTAAAAAGCTAAATATCAGTGCAATTCATGTAGCCTTAAAGCGCATGGACGACAAAGGCTTTGTAAAATCTAGGTTTGGCGGGATCACCAGTGACAGAGGTGGGAGGCGCAAAAAGTTTTATATCATCACAGCCTTGGGAAAACGCAAGTTAGATCAGCAATACGCTCTGCGAACCCGAATTTATAACCAGATACCTAAAATCTCATTCGGATGA
- a CDS encoding PNGase F N-terminal domain-containing protein, with protein sequence MKVYSIISYFLLTFISQSIFSKAYAQEKSGKIIYKTIVNGQESARAGKTEVIYHEGVATIKRTETKGAELIPTVPDEAAFIDYNTSKLMQLAILNTGSRFHTSKAFSELPELEITDERQEILGYTCQKATIVLFSNRIDLWFTGETGLQGSPYPNAGLPEGVVLKSVRNGNYEIVAEKVEYIKQKKMEKLLPDDLGELVDATIYKARITDNYVTTVPVFDHEQINWGNKSVNPEKETTDITYHFAGGTVIAKKVKLPEVAEDYTVFAEIIQYSSGDAYDRTGSVFLIPTEKESSFLDGLRNGKEVLPKYIDMNGKEFQGVVATENYEPALEMVRFFTAFGTQAFNEKRTVAGLTWKDSTVYKQDVTYLLPKLQGEVWIGAFIGNYDGGGHNLSLKLQYHPGSNRVQKEEVKKQWIKPLFNTLNLMEMAGQEYGTMFNGDSLKVSFDVPAGLKNVRMEYISTGHGGWGGGDEFNQKLNEIFLDGDKVYTYIPWRSDCATYREFNPASGNFWNGISSSDLSRSGWCPGTATNPVTIPLTELKEGKHSMQIAIPLGEREGGSFSAWNISGVLIGEFE encoded by the coding sequence ATGAAAGTGTATTCCATCATTTCTTACTTTTTACTCACATTCATTTCCCAATCAATTTTCAGTAAGGCTTACGCCCAAGAGAAATCAGGAAAAATCATTTATAAGACGATTGTCAATGGGCAAGAAAGCGCCCGAGCTGGTAAAACAGAGGTGATTTACCATGAAGGCGTTGCCACCATCAAACGAACTGAAACTAAGGGTGCTGAACTTATTCCAACCGTGCCTGACGAAGCTGCTTTTATTGATTATAACACGAGCAAATTAATGCAATTAGCTATATTGAACACAGGCAGTCGGTTCCATACCTCAAAAGCATTTAGTGAGCTCCCAGAGTTGGAAATTACGGATGAAAGGCAGGAAATACTTGGCTATACTTGCCAAAAAGCGACTATCGTCCTTTTCTCTAACCGCATCGACTTGTGGTTTACTGGGGAAACAGGCTTACAAGGAAGCCCTTACCCCAATGCTGGTTTGCCCGAAGGTGTTGTGTTGAAATCAGTGAGAAATGGGAATTATGAAATAGTGGCCGAGAAAGTTGAATATATCAAACAAAAAAAAATGGAAAAGCTCCTGCCCGATGACTTGGGTGAGTTGGTGGATGCGACGATTTACAAGGCAAGGATTACCGATAATTATGTAACAACCGTTCCCGTTTTTGATCATGAGCAGATCAATTGGGGAAATAAAAGTGTCAATCCGGAAAAAGAAACTACCGATATAACCTACCACTTTGCAGGAGGAACGGTGATTGCCAAAAAAGTAAAACTGCCTGAAGTTGCGGAGGATTATACAGTTTTTGCAGAAATAATTCAATATTCGAGTGGCGATGCTTATGACCGAACCGGAAGCGTATTTTTGATCCCAACAGAAAAAGAAAGTAGCTTTTTAGACGGTTTGAGAAATGGCAAAGAGGTACTTCCCAAATATATAGATATGAATGGTAAAGAATTCCAAGGAGTAGTCGCCACCGAAAACTATGAGCCAGCCCTTGAAATGGTCAGGTTCTTCACTGCCTTTGGTACACAAGCCTTCAATGAAAAAAGGACGGTAGCTGGATTGACCTGGAAAGATTCTACGGTGTACAAACAAGACGTCACTTATTTGCTTCCTAAGCTACAAGGAGAAGTTTGGATAGGAGCATTTATTGGAAATTATGACGGTGGAGGCCACAACCTTTCCCTCAAGCTCCAATACCATCCTGGAAGCAATAGAGTCCAAAAGGAAGAAGTAAAAAAGCAATGGATCAAGCCTTTGTTCAACACCTTGAACCTCATGGAAATGGCTGGGCAAGAATATGGGACGATGTTCAACGGAGATTCATTGAAAGTTTCTTTCGACGTGCCAGCAGGGCTTAAAAATGTACGCATGGAATATATCTCTACGGGCCATGGAGGCTGGGGTGGCGGTGACGAGTTCAACCAAAAGCTCAACGAGATTTTTCTAGATGGCGATAAAGTTTATACCTATATACCTTGGAGGTCGGATTGTGCCACTTACCGAGAATTCAACCCTGCTTCAGGAAACTTTTGGAACGGCATTTCCTCCTCCGACCTTAGCCGCTCAGGCTGGTGTCCCGGCACTGCCACCAACCCAGTGACCATTCCGTTAACCGAACTGAAAGAAGGGAAGCACAGCATGCAAATTGCCATTCCCCTTGGCGAGCGAGAAGGCGGAAGTTTTAGCGCATGGAACATTTCAGGCGTACTAATAGGCGAGTTCGAATAG